In a single window of the Bradyrhizobium erythrophlei genome:
- a CDS encoding DUF6719 family protein: MKISHIKLLSILSLAGFALSAPGSSSAMEGQVSRQQDIVNLQLGQRIKVDDGTCPAGKIKEISGAKMSPTGIVRAEKCIPRLGPKSK; the protein is encoded by the coding sequence ATGAAGATCTCGCACATCAAGCTTCTTTCGATCCTGTCGCTGGCCGGTTTCGCGCTATCCGCGCCCGGATCATCCTCTGCCATGGAAGGTCAGGTGTCGCGGCAACAGGACATCGTCAATTTGCAACTGGGCCAGCGCATCAAAGTCGACGATGGAACCTGTCCGGCCGGCAAGATCAAGGAAATCTCGGGTGCGAAGATGTCCCCGACGGGAATCGTCCGCGCAGAAAAATGCATCCCTCGGCTGGGACCCAAGTCAAAATAA